The sequence GTAACGAACCCGCGTTCCTGCCGAACGCGACGGAGGCGGTATGGGAGCTTGCCGAGCACCGATACCTCTACATAGAGGAGCTGCCCGAGCGCGCCGGCCACGCACTGCACACCGTGTTCGTCGACGACCTCGATCAGCGGGTCGAGAGCATCGCCGGCCGAGGGATCACACCCGCCTCACGCGAGACGTACGGCAACGGTGTGCGCAAGGTGATCTACCGGGATCCCGACGGGAATGAGATTGGCTTCGGTGGCGCCCCGCTTGAGTGACCAGCGCGTCCTGACCGCGGCATGTCGGTGCGTCCGGTGCTGTCGGCGCACGTCGGCGCAGCCACCTGCTGGGTGAGCCATGTCCGACCGGGCTGCCGGATAATCGGACGAGTCTCCCGTCGTGCGTCCGCTAACGTCCCACCTCATGGGGAGCACCAACCTACGCACCGAACGCCTCGAGCTTCGCCCGGTGCGGGACGAGGACGTCGACCGGATCCTGGAGTACCGCAACCTGCCGGAGGTCACTCGCTGGCTACTGCGCACCGAGGTCGACCCTGCGTCCTTGCGGGCGGCGTGGCGGCGCGCGGCGGAGGACCCCGACGACCACAGCGTGGCGGTGGCCCTTGACGGCGTGGTCATCGGAACCGTCTCACTCAACGTGGTCGACGGAATGGGCCAGCCCGGCATGCCGCCGCGGACGGAGGCCGAACTCGGCTACATCTTCGACCCGCGATACGGCGGCAACGGCTACGCAACTGAGGCCGTCACCGCGATGGTGGCGCACGCGTTCGACCGACTGGGCGTTCGAAGGATCACCGCTGGCTGCTTCGCGGACAACCTCGCCTCGGTGCGGATCCTCGAAAAGGTCGGCATGCGCCGTGAACAGCACGGCGTCCGCGACTCCTGGCACGCCGAACTGGGCTGGGTGGACGGCTACACGTACGCCCTGCTCGCCGAGACATGGCGGCGCGGGACGGCACCGTAGGGCCGGCGATGGTGATGAGGATCAGCGAATGATTAGTAATCCTTAGTGGACATAGGCTGGTTGTGTGGAACTTCTTCGGCTGGCCAGGGCGGCGAGGCGTTTGGTGTTCATCCGGTGACGCTTCGTTTGTGGGCTGATGCGGGGAAGATTCCGGTGATGTGGGTGGGTCGTGAGCGTCGGTTTTCCTCGGTTGATGTCGCCCTGACCAGCTACTTCAAGAGGGTGCAGCTTAACTGAAGCTCGCAGCCACGGAGCGTCACGGAGTCCACGTAGGTTTCCGAAGCTCGATCGCCGGTTATCGGAAAGTCATATTCGGTGCGGTACGGCTCAGTCCTGCCAGCGGTAGAGGTCGCGCAGCAGGGAAATCTCGGCGCCGTGATGGATCAGTTCCCTGTTGACGTGCAGGACGATGCCCTCCATGGGAAACCGCTCGGGACCCACCGTGGGCGGATTATCCAGGTCAGCGTCCGAGAGCTCGCGGACCCCCGCGTTCCATCTCCCATACATCTCATCGAGCTGTTTTAGCGCCTCGTCAGCGGTCCCCGCGTAGGCGAATGTCTGGGAGTCGACGTTCTGGCCGCCGAAGTGCCATCCGACCCGATAGCCCAGGCAGGAGACGATGATGTGCGCCAGCCGCCAGGCAATCGTGGTCACCGGCGCCGGCACCGGGTCAGGGGACGCGGAGTCCATCGTCCACTCCCCCGAACCTGCCGACATCGGTGCGGCCGACGTGCCACGTGAGCGGATGCTCCAGCAGCCGCGCACCGGCTCCCAGAAGTACTCCTCATCGGCAAGACCGTGCAGCCGCGGCCGCAGGTTCTTGTGCCAGTGCCGGTCCAGCTGGTCCGCGAGTCGCTCGCTTCTCGTCATTTCCGCACACTACATACAACGGATACCTGGCACCTGAGGGGCTGATGCCGTGCGGTCCATCAGGGTGGAGCCGCGGGCGGCCACCAGCTCCTTGAGGCTGCGGCCCTCGCGGACGCCGTCGCCGGCCGTGGGCCGCGAGAGCGTACCGCACCGGGAGATGACGCGCGGCGCCGGTATCGCGCGTCACTGAACCCAGGGGTGGCAGCACCGTTCGAGTCGGGCCAGGCTCCGGGGAGCCCGCTCATGATGAGCGGGCTCCCGAAAACGGCCCAGGAGGGCCCCAACCGTCAACTGCAACCGCGCGGATCGCGGCATGTGCGCGTGTCATATGAGCAACGCGTGATCTCCTCGGTCGGGCAGTCGCAGACCGAACCCGAGGTTCTCGACCGGCGGCAAGAGGGGTCGCGCCAGCGACCGAGCGCAGCGAGCCCGCCCTCTTGCCACCGGCCGAGGTTCACGGATACGCCCCCGGGCGCCCGACCGAGCAGATCACACACCCGCCCCACCACCGCGGCTCTTCGCCCGATCGCTGAGGAAGGGCCGGGGGCACGGGGGCAGCGCCCCGGGAACAACCCCACTCAACGAAACCCGAAACTGGCCGCTTCACCAGGCTTGACAGTTCCGGAGCAGCGCGGTCTGCTCACGCGGCTCGCACCACCTGTGGGTAGGTCTCGGAGGGGTCCCGCGACAGGGCGGCCTTGAGGGCGACGCTGTCGGCGTCGGCGAGGACCTCGAGCCGACCGGCCTCGACGCCATTGAGGGCAGTCCGGGCGACGTCCTCGGGTCGGTTCTTGGGCCCGTCGAAGCCGGCCATCATGTCGGTGTCCGTGCTGGCCAGCACCAGACCGGTCACCTGGGTGCCCTGCGCGGCCAACTCGACCCGGACGCCGTTGGTGAGTGCCCACAGCGCGGCCTTCGACGCGCCGTAGCCGTTGGAGTGCTCGTAGCCGAGCCAGGCCATGACCGATAGCACGTTGAGGATTGCGCCGCCGCCGTTGGCGGCGAGTACGGGCGCGAACGCCCGCACGATCGACAGCGTGCCGTAGTAGTTGGTGTCCATCTCCTGGCGGATGTCGGCCAGGTCCCCGGTCACCAGCTTCGAGTACTTGGACACACCGGCGTTGTTTACGAGCAACGTCACATCGGACGCGACGCGGGCAGCGTCGGCTACCTGCTGCGGGTTGGTGATGTCGAGCCTGAGCGGTACGACGCCGGGAAGATCGATCTGCTCGGGGCGGCGTGCTGCGGCGTAGACCTTCGAGGCGCCTCGGCCGACCAGGTCCTGGGCGAGGGCGCGGCCGATGCCGCGGTTGGCGCCGGTGACGAGGGCGACGGATCCTTCGATATGCACGGGAAGTCCTCCATGAATCAGCCCGGCGGGCTCCGATGGGGCCCAGGGGACCGGGACGCCGTGTACGCTAGAACCTGACGTTGGCGTCAAGGGCAAGTCCGGTGAGGAGGCGCACAGTGCGTATCGGCGAGGTGGCGGCCGCCGCGGGCGTGAGCACTCGGGCGCTGCGTTACTACGAGGAGCACGGCCTGCTCAGCGCAGAGCGCAGCCCGAGCGGACAGCGGCACTACGGCGAGGACGCGGTCGAACGGGTGCGCTGGATTCAGGCACTCTTCGCCGCCGGACTGTCCAGCAAAGCGATCGTGGAACTGCTTCCGTGCGTCCACACCGGGTCCGCCACCAGCGAAATGGTCGAGCGTCTCGAGGAGCAGCGCGCCCGCATCGACACCCAGGTACGCGACCTGTGCGCCACCCGCGGCCGGCTCGACACGATCATCGCCGCCGCCCGCGACCACCGCCGCTGACCGCCCGCGACGGGCCTCAACCTCAGGCATGCCTACGAGACCGGACTGGTCAACGACGGAACATGATCGAACCTCGGAATTGTCGCCGGAGCTACGTGCGCTGTCATCGGCAGATCCGCTCGTTGTGGTCGCTATGTTCCCAAAGACACCTTCGCTGA comes from Micromonospora viridifaciens and encodes:
- a CDS encoding DinB family protein, giving the protein MTRSERLADQLDRHWHKNLRPRLHGLADEEYFWEPVRGCWSIRSRGTSAAPMSAGSGEWTMDSASPDPVPAPVTTIAWRLAHIIVSCLGYRVGWHFGGQNVDSQTFAYAGTADEALKQLDEMYGRWNAGVRELSDADLDNPPTVGPERFPMEGIVLHVNRELIHHGAEISLLRDLYRWQD
- a CDS encoding SDR family oxidoreductase — encoded protein: MHIEGSVALVTGANRGIGRALAQDLVGRGASKVYAAARRPEQIDLPGVVPLRLDITNPQQVADAARVASDVTLLVNNAGVSKYSKLVTGDLADIRQEMDTNYYGTLSIVRAFAPVLAANGGGAILNVLSVMAWLGYEHSNGYGASKAALWALTNGVRVELAAQGTQVTGLVLASTDTDMMAGFDGPKNRPEDVARTALNGVEAGRLEVLADADSVALKAALSRDPSETYPQVVRAA
- a CDS encoding GNAT family N-acetyltransferase; the encoded protein is MGSTNLRTERLELRPVRDEDVDRILEYRNLPEVTRWLLRTEVDPASLRAAWRRAAEDPDDHSVAVALDGVVIGTVSLNVVDGMGQPGMPPRTEAELGYIFDPRYGGNGYATEAVTAMVAHAFDRLGVRRITAGCFADNLASVRILEKVGMRREQHGVRDSWHAELGWVDGYTYALLAETWRRGTAP
- a CDS encoding MerR family transcriptional regulator, coding for MRIGEVAAAAGVSTRALRYYEEHGLLSAERSPSGQRHYGEDAVERVRWIQALFAAGLSSKAIVELLPCVHTGSATSEMVERLEEQRARIDTQVRDLCATRGRLDTIIAAARDHRR
- a CDS encoding VOC family protein, producing the protein MTIDLFAGLPVSDFQRALIWYERLLGNEPAFLPNATEAVWELAEHRYLYIEELPERAGHALHTVFVDDLDQRVESIAGRGITPASRETYGNGVRKVIYRDPDGNEIGFGGAPLE